In Gulosibacter molinativorax, a single window of DNA contains:
- a CDS encoding NAD(P)/FAD-dependent oxidoreductase produces the protein MRTAIVVGAGIVGLSTAWHLQERGYEVTVVDGKGVAAGSSWGNAGWLTPGKAIPLAHPSLWLSGPQGLLDPDAALHVPLRFDLNLWSFFARFMAHANNRSWDKTMAGLTPIDKIALEHFDEMVDGGVDSWTREGPFVIGFEEEKQAVGFKHEIAGVVRHGQEVPFERLSDPSELAPVLSERVKSVYRLDGQRFLEPGPFTHALGDAVAARGAKMKFGHNVSAVLQGRQPAVLLKNGEQLRADKLVLATGAWLPKLARQFGVRTRVQAGRGYSFSVATEKPQNYPVYLPHARLACTPYQGRFRIAGTMEFRRPDEPLQPRRIQAIVKQASQLFTGVDLSDRKDEWVGSRPVTPDGLPLVGATRAENIFVAGGHGMWGFVLGPATGKLLAEKIDTGRTNPAIAPFDPLR, from the coding sequence ATGCGCACTGCCATCGTTGTCGGAGCAGGCATCGTCGGACTCTCAACGGCCTGGCACCTGCAGGAACGGGGCTACGAGGTCACGGTCGTGGACGGTAAGGGGGTTGCCGCAGGTTCATCCTGGGGTAACGCCGGCTGGTTGACGCCCGGGAAAGCAATTCCGCTTGCGCACCCGAGCCTGTGGCTCAGTGGCCCGCAAGGCCTGCTCGACCCGGACGCTGCGCTCCACGTGCCGCTTCGTTTTGACCTCAACCTCTGGTCGTTCTTTGCACGCTTTATGGCGCACGCGAACAACCGTTCCTGGGATAAGACGATGGCGGGACTCACCCCGATCGACAAGATCGCCCTCGAGCACTTCGACGAAATGGTCGACGGTGGTGTTGACTCGTGGACGCGTGAGGGACCATTCGTGATCGGCTTTGAGGAAGAAAAGCAGGCGGTCGGGTTCAAGCACGAGATCGCGGGCGTGGTGCGGCACGGTCAAGAGGTGCCATTTGAGCGACTCAGTGACCCGAGCGAACTCGCGCCCGTATTGTCGGAACGCGTGAAGTCGGTGTACCGCCTCGATGGTCAGCGCTTCCTCGAACCGGGTCCCTTCACGCACGCGCTGGGGGACGCTGTGGCCGCGCGTGGTGCGAAGATGAAGTTCGGACACAACGTCAGTGCGGTGCTTCAGGGCCGACAGCCCGCGGTGCTACTCAAGAATGGGGAACAGCTTCGCGCGGACAAGCTCGTGCTTGCCACGGGCGCCTGGCTGCCGAAACTCGCTCGTCAATTCGGCGTACGCACTCGCGTTCAAGCAGGACGTGGGTACTCCTTCTCGGTGGCAACCGAGAAACCACAGAATTACCCGGTTTACCTGCCGCACGCGCGTCTCGCCTGCACGCCGTACCAGGGCCGATTCCGCATTGCCGGAACCATGGAGTTCCGTCGTCCGGACGAGCCGCTCCAGCCCCGCCGCATCCAAGCGATCGTCAAGCAAGCAAGTCAGCTCTTTACGGGCGTGGACCTCTCGGACCGCAAGGACGAATGGGTTGGCTCTCGACCTGTTACCCCGGACGGGCTGCCGCTGGTCGGTGCAACCCGAGCAGAGAACATCTTTGTTGCGGGTGGACACGGCATGTGGGGCTTCGTCCTCGGCCCCGCCACCGGCAAGCTCCTCGCCGAGAAGATCGACACGGGCCGTACCAACCCGGCGATCGCACCGTTTGACCCGCTGCGATGA
- a CDS encoding PAS domain S-box protein, whose amino-acid sequence MTNTEPDFKRMFEALPSQYIVVDPNRIVVAATDSFLESTARTREGAMGRDILEVFPDNPDDPEAKGTTILRESIERVLASKQIDILPAVRYDLDEGDGTFNERWFQPLNAPVLDDAGEILYVLHGAEDITEQMKAQNAR is encoded by the coding sequence ATGACCAACACCGAACCTGATTTCAAGCGGATGTTTGAAGCGCTGCCGAGTCAGTACATTGTCGTGGACCCGAACCGAATTGTGGTGGCCGCGACGGATAGCTTCCTCGAGTCGACCGCGCGCACCCGAGAAGGTGCCATGGGCCGCGACATTCTTGAGGTGTTTCCAGACAACCCGGATGACCCCGAGGCCAAGGGAACGACAATTCTGCGCGAATCGATTGAGCGGGTGCTCGCGTCGAAACAAATCGATATCTTGCCTGCCGTTCGTTACGACCTCGATGAGGGCGATGGCACTTTCAACGAGCGATGGTTTCAGCCGCTCAATGCGCCGGTGCTCGATGATGCGGGCGAAATTCTCTATGTCCTGCACGGCGCGGAGGACATCACCGAACAGATGAAGGCGCAGAACGCGCGATAG
- a CDS encoding Lrp/AsnC family transcriptional regulator has protein sequence MTDSSDTVRRTLDELDLAMIRELERDGRISNSQLASRLGIADSTCHKRFRALVDSGVITGFHAEVDPAAIGLQIEALISIRIHPHARGTLRKFQAYLERLPESKHVYFVAGERDFLMHVAVRDAGALRTLVSDQISTREEVAATNTSLIFDHSPQRRLQQ, from the coding sequence GTGACTGATTCTTCCGATACCGTGCGCCGAACCCTCGACGAGCTTGATCTCGCGATGATTCGTGAACTCGAGCGGGACGGTCGGATCTCCAATAGTCAGCTCGCGTCTCGGCTTGGCATCGCCGACTCAACCTGTCATAAGCGATTCCGCGCGCTCGTGGACAGTGGCGTGATCACCGGTTTCCATGCCGAAGTCGACCCCGCCGCCATCGGTTTACAGATCGAAGCGCTTATTTCGATCCGTATCCATCCACATGCCCGCGGCACCTTGCGGAAGTTTCAGGCCTATCTCGAACGGCTGCCGGAGTCGAAGCACGTGTACTTCGTCGCCGGTGAGCGAGACTTTCTCATGCACGTAGCGGTGCGGGATGCCGGGGCTCTGCGAACACTCGTCTCGGATCAGATCAGCACCCGCGAAGAAGTCGCCGCGACCAACACCAGCCTCATTTTTGACCATTCTCCCCAGCGACGGTTGCAGCAGTAA
- a CDS encoding MBL fold metallo-hydrolase produces the protein MDEINVTLIGGPTLLIEYAGVRILTDPTFDPPQTYHHPIAGPVIKKNGPAMTPEELGAIDLILASHEHIDNLDVAGRGFLTMMPLTLTTVETASNFGANVLGLEDGQTYDLALPDGRSMKITAVPAHHGPEGVWEALGPVIGFVLEVEGAPTIYFSGDNSELDIIEGIAANHPNIDVAVLNVGGAKFDVIADGAYITFSNERALEATRILGAKKMIAVHEDSWAHFSQDAASISELFATSGSPDTVIALGIGESERISL, from the coding sequence ATGGATGAAATCAACGTCACCCTCATTGGCGGTCCAACCCTGCTCATCGAGTACGCGGGAGTCCGTATCCTCACCGACCCAACGTTTGACCCGCCACAGACCTATCACCACCCGATAGCCGGGCCCGTCATCAAGAAGAACGGTCCGGCGATGACGCCCGAAGAGCTCGGCGCGATCGACCTGATTCTGGCTTCGCATGAGCACATCGACAACCTCGATGTCGCGGGCCGCGGCTTTCTCACGATGATGCCGCTGACGCTCACGACTGTCGAGACGGCAAGCAATTTCGGTGCGAACGTGCTTGGTCTCGAAGACGGTCAGACCTATGACTTGGCGTTACCCGATGGCCGTTCAATGAAGATCACTGCGGTTCCGGCCCATCACGGCCCAGAAGGTGTCTGGGAAGCGCTGGGGCCAGTGATTGGTTTCGTGCTCGAGGTCGAGGGCGCGCCGACGATCTACTTCAGCGGCGACAATTCCGAACTCGACATCATCGAAGGTATCGCGGCGAACCACCCGAATATCGACGTCGCGGTGCTCAATGTGGGTGGCGCGAAATTCGATGTGATCGCCGACGGTGCCTACATCACGTTCAGCAATGAGCGGGCGCTCGAGGCCACGCGAATCCTCGGGGCAAAGAAGATGATCGCGGTACATGAGGACTCCTGGGCTCACTTTAGCCAAGATGCCGCGAGTATTAGCGAGCTATTTGCCACGTCAGGCTCTCCTGACACTGTGATCGCGCTCGGCATTGGCGAAAGCGAGCGGATTTCGCTGTAA
- a CDS encoding type 1 glutamine amidotransferase, whose product MNTSVGAEEKVRTTPTGPKILVVQPDVRCDMARIEDWIAESATEVELVRPFLGESVPAHPDADGVIVLGGSMNVGEEDRHPWLTDIAVMLREAEKDALPSLGICLGAQLMADAFGGVVEKGHDGLESGVVELQRTEAGKADALFGALDDTFHSGEFHYEAISRLPDRAVRLATGSRYQNQAFRVGQSWAVQFHPEIGPERFQEWAEHDGRDDPARAAEFERQRGEFLRLDAQAAESNQRLIGRFLAIVSEACAAR is encoded by the coding sequence ATGAACACATCAGTAGGCGCTGAGGAAAAGGTGCGCACTACGCCGACGGGGCCAAAGATCTTGGTCGTCCAACCTGACGTGCGCTGTGACATGGCTCGAATCGAAGACTGGATTGCGGAGTCGGCGACCGAGGTGGAGCTTGTGCGACCCTTTCTTGGCGAATCTGTCCCCGCGCATCCTGACGCGGATGGCGTGATTGTGCTGGGTGGTTCGATGAACGTGGGCGAGGAAGACCGTCATCCTTGGCTCACGGATATTGCTGTGATGCTTCGCGAAGCCGAAAAAGACGCCTTGCCATCGCTCGGGATTTGCCTCGGTGCGCAGCTCATGGCGGATGCGTTTGGTGGCGTCGTCGAAAAAGGCCACGACGGACTCGAATCCGGAGTAGTGGAGCTGCAGCGGACTGAGGCTGGTAAAGCTGACGCGCTGTTCGGTGCTCTCGACGATACTTTCCATTCGGGGGAGTTCCACTATGAGGCGATTTCGCGCCTGCCTGATCGTGCTGTGCGACTCGCAACGGGATCGCGGTATCAGAATCAGGCTTTTCGCGTTGGCCAATCTTGGGCAGTGCAGTTCCATCCGGAAATTGGTCCGGAGCGATTTCAGGAATGGGCCGAGCACGACGGTCGTGATGACCCGGCACGCGCCGCGGAATTTGAGCGTCAACGGGGAGAATTTCTCCGTTTGGATGCGCAAGCCGCTGAGTCGAATCAACGATTGATTGGCCGGTTCCTTGCGATTGTGAGCGAAGCGTGCGCCGCTCGGTAA
- a CDS encoding aldehyde dehydrogenase family protein: MSRISPALVEQRSFIDGAWLTLEPSSAMLTDPNTGEDRQPKRDTDPADVERALASAAAIHADGTLEAIPLADRVALLNRVADALDTAVEAIAQQDSINTGTPIATARIIAGSLGDRVRGAIADAVDLGESETLHDGDRPVLLLHRPLGPALIVAPWNAPTFTVVGKVAAAIAAGCPVLLKPSQNAPGGCQLLSEIIVAAMAESGFPTGAFQLVHGSSRIGALLTEDPRIEVISFTGGDAAGRTVARAAGANLAVAQMELGSNNPAIILEDADVTAAADAVVAGMTRINGQWCEAPGKILVAASIHDAFVAAMRDRLATLQLGDALEEGTEVGPLAFESHRDALTKAVDRLTSLGGELVAPGTLPPMDGWFLLPGMVTGTRPEDATEELFGPLVTVHAVDSPEEALRHANGPVTGLDAFVFGSDREATLSLASRIRAGEVRINGTYMVDLAEGSRQTFWGTSGIGGHGPRNGVRFFLGDRVIGVDHQSAPL; this comes from the coding sequence TTGTCCCGAATCTCCCCCGCCCTCGTCGAACAACGCTCGTTCATCGACGGCGCTTGGCTCACACTTGAACCCAGTTCCGCAATGCTCACCGATCCGAACACCGGTGAGGACCGGCAACCGAAACGCGATACTGACCCGGCCGACGTCGAACGGGCTCTAGCTTCGGCTGCGGCGATCCACGCGGACGGCACGCTCGAAGCGATACCGCTCGCCGATCGGGTAGCGCTGCTCAACCGCGTGGCGGATGCCCTCGATACCGCGGTTGAGGCGATCGCGCAGCAGGACTCCATCAACACCGGTACTCCGATCGCGACGGCGCGGATCATCGCCGGTTCGCTCGGTGACCGGGTACGCGGCGCTATTGCCGATGCAGTAGACCTCGGCGAATCCGAGACGCTGCACGACGGCGATCGGCCGGTACTGCTGCTCCACCGACCGCTCGGGCCTGCACTCATCGTCGCGCCCTGGAATGCGCCGACGTTCACCGTGGTCGGCAAAGTCGCGGCCGCCATCGCAGCCGGCTGCCCCGTACTCCTGAAGCCCTCACAAAACGCTCCCGGTGGCTGCCAGCTCCTCTCCGAAATCATCGTTGCTGCCATGGCAGAATCGGGCTTCCCGACTGGGGCCTTCCAACTCGTCCACGGCAGTTCACGAATCGGTGCGTTGCTGACCGAAGACCCCAGAATCGAAGTCATCTCGTTCACCGGTGGCGATGCCGCCGGGCGCACCGTCGCCCGCGCCGCCGGTGCGAATCTCGCCGTGGCGCAAATGGAGCTCGGATCGAATAACCCCGCCATTATCCTCGAGGATGCGGACGTTACCGCCGCTGCGGATGCCGTCGTCGCTGGCATGACCCGCATCAACGGGCAATGGTGCGAGGCGCCCGGCAAGATCCTCGTGGCCGCGAGCATCCATGATGCCTTTGTGGCGGCGATGCGAGATCGCCTCGCCACCCTGCAGCTCGGCGACGCGCTCGAGGAAGGTACCGAGGTCGGTCCTTTGGCTTTTGAAAGTCACCGGGATGCGTTGACTAAGGCCGTCGATCGGCTCACGTCCTTGGGTGGCGAACTCGTCGCCCCCGGCACGTTGCCGCCGATGGACGGCTGGTTCTTGCTGCCCGGCATGGTGACCGGCACTCGCCCTGAGGATGCCACCGAGGAACTGTTCGGTCCGCTCGTGACGGTTCACGCGGTCGATTCCCCCGAGGAGGCGCTGCGCCACGCGAATGGCCCGGTGACCGGGCTCGATGCCTTCGTATTCGGGAGCGACCGCGAGGCGACGCTCTCACTCGCCTCGCGCATCCGGGCCGGCGAAGTGCGGATTAATGGCACCTATATGGTCGATCTCGCGGAAGGCTCACGACAGACGTTCTGGGGCACGAGTGGCATCGGCGGCCATGGCCCGCGGAATGGCGTGCGGTTCTTCCTCGGCGATCGTGTCATCGGGGTAGATCACCAGTCGGCGCCCCTATAG
- a CDS encoding alcohol dehydrogenase catalytic domain-containing protein has protein sequence MTSISTSVSGTQRDRDHRTEITAAVLRTLGEPLALEQAFIDVPLVGEVRIRTLAVGLCHSDLHYLEGGLAIETPAVLGHEVVGEVEQVGPDCRSLQLGDRVIASITPSCGQCPQCVSGKATRCLRTAEMRIRERPKLLDSNGQPINLLGSIGAFAEAFIVPESATVPVPDTLDSASACLLGCCVATGFGAVVHGAEVSALDTVAVLGCGGVGIAAIQAARIAGARRVIAIDLHAEKLDRARKFGATDTLLSTSELVAEVDALCPGGVDKSFEAVGSPTTAGLAFDILAPGGTATILGLQAAGKRIEIDAEKLIEGDRKIAGAYMGANQLSRDMLAFADHFERGTLNLVDMVTSHWSFPDINDGFAAMRSPDSIRAVVTF, from the coding sequence ATGACATCGATATCGACTTCGGTCAGCGGAACCCAGCGTGATCGCGATCACAGAACCGAGATCACCGCCGCAGTCCTCCGCACCCTGGGCGAACCATTGGCGCTCGAACAAGCCTTTATCGACGTGCCGCTGGTGGGCGAGGTACGCATCCGGACCCTGGCGGTGGGGCTCTGCCACAGTGACCTCCACTACCTCGAGGGCGGCTTAGCCATTGAGACGCCAGCGGTGCTCGGTCACGAAGTCGTCGGCGAGGTCGAACAGGTCGGCCCAGACTGTCGGTCACTGCAGCTGGGCGATCGAGTCATCGCGAGCATCACCCCGTCTTGCGGGCAATGCCCGCAGTGTGTCAGCGGAAAAGCCACTCGCTGTCTTCGAACCGCTGAAATGCGCATCCGCGAGCGCCCCAAACTGCTCGATAGCAACGGCCAACCTATCAACCTGCTCGGTTCGATCGGTGCCTTCGCGGAGGCATTCATCGTGCCCGAGTCGGCAACCGTGCCGGTGCCCGATACCCTCGATTCCGCATCCGCTTGCCTACTGGGCTGCTGTGTCGCGACGGGTTTTGGCGCGGTCGTCCATGGCGCCGAGGTATCCGCGCTCGATACGGTCGCGGTGTTGGGATGCGGTGGGGTCGGTATCGCTGCAATCCAGGCCGCGCGGATTGCCGGGGCCCGAAGGGTTATCGCCATCGACTTGCATGCAGAGAAGCTCGATCGGGCACGGAAGTTTGGGGCCACCGACACGCTGCTTTCGACTTCCGAATTGGTAGCCGAGGTGGATGCGCTGTGTCCCGGTGGCGTGGATAAGTCCTTTGAAGCGGTAGGGTCGCCCACCACGGCCGGGCTGGCATTCGACATTCTTGCCCCTGGTGGTACCGCCACCATCCTTGGGTTGCAAGCCGCCGGCAAGCGCATCGAAATCGATGCCGAGAAACTCATCGAGGGCGACCGCAAGATTGCGGGTGCATACATGGGCGCGAATCAGCTTTCGCGCGACATGCTCGCCTTCGCCGATCACTTTGAACGGGGCACCCTCAACCTCGTCGACATGGTGACCTCGCACTGGTCATTCCCCGATATCAACGACGGGTTCGCCGCAATGCGGTCGCCCGACTCCATCCGCGCCGTCGTGACGTTCTAA
- a CDS encoding aminotransferase class III-fold pyridoxal phosphate-dependent enzyme, translating into MNALAWADRSQAHLWRHFAPVAGPAPQIFVRGEGSYLFDANGDRYLDALSDLYCVNLGHSYGEELGQAALAQYRELGFLSTWGNAHPATIELAERLAEMTPAGLNRVFFTPSGGESVEAAWKIARQYFLLRGENRYKGISRKTAYHGTTLGALGLNGIDHLREPFEPLLRGGVQVSNTREVALADSAAEKAAAVQRILAEVEATIQREGPETIAMLIIEPVQNHGGMLHAPESYARGLRALCDRYGILLVADETITAFGRVGEWFASESFGFDPDIIVTAKGLSSAHAVIGAVIVHDRVLEPYREPGALLQHGNTFGGHPVMAAVALKNLEIMTRIGLPAQVRARTPALEGWMRSLASHPLVAQVRGAGFLWAIELRSPEHLRRDATRSVYEDADITGRLRERRVLTRIAFDDDIPIINVAPPLVAEDVEFETITHAIREVLDEVRDQIEGGFALLSERQHQLQHQHQERMVT; encoded by the coding sequence ATGAATGCACTCGCTTGGGCAGATCGTTCACAGGCGCATCTGTGGCGACACTTCGCCCCGGTCGCTGGGCCCGCACCGCAGATTTTTGTTCGTGGCGAGGGGTCCTACCTTTTTGATGCGAATGGCGACCGCTACCTGGATGCGCTATCCGATCTGTACTGCGTCAACCTCGGGCATTCCTATGGTGAAGAGCTGGGCCAGGCAGCGCTCGCGCAGTATCGAGAACTCGGGTTTCTCTCGACTTGGGGCAATGCGCATCCCGCGACGATCGAACTCGCGGAGCGGCTCGCGGAGATGACTCCGGCGGGGCTCAACCGCGTCTTTTTCACCCCGAGTGGTGGCGAGTCAGTGGAAGCCGCCTGGAAAATCGCTCGGCAATACTTCCTTCTGCGCGGCGAAAATCGGTATAAGGGGATTTCGCGAAAGACGGCGTACCACGGCACGACCCTCGGCGCGCTCGGCCTCAACGGCATCGATCACCTCCGCGAGCCCTTCGAGCCACTGCTTCGCGGCGGCGTGCAGGTGTCCAATACGCGCGAAGTCGCCTTGGCCGATTCCGCGGCGGAGAAAGCGGCGGCGGTCCAGCGCATCCTCGCCGAGGTCGAAGCCACAATCCAGCGTGAAGGTCCAGAGACTATCGCGATGCTGATCATCGAGCCGGTACAAAACCACGGTGGGATGCTCCACGCACCCGAGTCCTATGCCCGAGGTTTGCGAGCCCTCTGCGACCGTTATGGCATCTTGCTCGTGGCAGACGAGACCATCACGGCGTTCGGACGCGTCGGCGAATGGTTCGCGTCGGAGTCCTTCGGATTCGATCCCGACATCATCGTTACGGCCAAGGGCCTCTCCTCGGCCCACGCCGTGATCGGTGCGGTGATCGTGCACGACCGGGTGCTCGAGCCGTACCGCGAGCCGGGTGCCTTGCTCCAGCACGGCAATACCTTTGGCGGCCATCCGGTCATGGCGGCAGTCGCACTCAAGAACCTCGAGATTATGACGCGCATCGGCCTGCCAGCGCAGGTGCGAGCGCGCACACCCGCGCTCGAGGGGTGGATGCGTTCCCTCGCGTCGCATCCGCTCGTCGCCCAGGTGCGTGGCGCGGGGTTCCTCTGGGCGATCGAGCTGCGCTCGCCGGAGCATTTGAGACGGGATGCGACCCGGAGTGTGTACGAGGACGCCGACATCACCGGACGGCTCCGCGAGCGCCGGGTCCTCACCCGAATCGCATTCGACGATGACATTCCCATCATCAATGTCGCACCACCACTCGTCGCCGAAGACGTCGAGTTCGAGACCATCACGCACGCAATCCGCGAGGTGCTCGATGAGGTCCGCGACCAGATCGAAGGAGGGTTTGCACTGCTCAGCGAACGCCAGCACCAGCTCCAGCACCAGCACCAAGAACGGATGGTGACCTAA
- a CDS encoding HtaA domain-containing protein: MTQNIAGRAGQAGDGPNRAGLGLYWAVKDSFVRYIRSARDGQIALADGAALVSSELTASRSSAESADGAAVQAEVQASENHSGTVREQFQFGLEQYDQQPDELRLAFRGAVQFKAHFGMLDVTLRNPRLLLRESSAELAIAVHRGDAAVTVGAVGAKDHGPEGGGSTAGGSGTERAQASGLVTWLHVAHVALPNPEDDGLTSTWRDAKTTLTEAGAYLFDDTYAVGEELAPLTLRVPSIIRAELRAGQHR; encoded by the coding sequence ATGACGCAGAACATTGCGGGCCGAGCGGGCCAGGCGGGCGACGGCCCGAACCGAGCCGGGCTTGGACTTTATTGGGCCGTCAAAGATAGCTTTGTCCGCTATATTCGGTCCGCTCGGGATGGCCAAATCGCGCTGGCTGATGGCGCAGCTTTGGTCTCGAGCGAGTTGACGGCGTCGCGCAGCTCCGCAGAGTCTGCTGACGGTGCTGCGGTTCAGGCTGAAGTTCAGGCCTCGGAGAACCACTCGGGCACAGTTCGCGAACAGTTTCAATTTGGGCTCGAGCAGTACGACCAACAGCCGGACGAACTCCGGCTCGCATTTCGCGGTGCAGTTCAGTTCAAAGCCCATTTCGGGATGCTCGATGTCACGCTCCGAAACCCAAGGCTCTTGCTACGAGAATCGTCCGCAGAGCTCGCGATTGCAGTTCATCGCGGTGACGCGGCCGTGACGGTTGGAGCTGTTGGAGCAAAAGACCACGGTCCTGAGGGCGGCGGTTCGACGGCCGGTGGATCTGGTACCGAGCGTGCTCAAGCATCCGGCCTCGTGACCTGGCTGCACGTCGCGCATGTGGCGCTCCCCAATCCAGAAGATGACGGTCTTACCTCCACTTGGCGCGACGCGAAAACGACACTCACTGAAGCCGGCGCTTACCTCTTTGACGATACCTATGCCGTCGGTGAAGAGCTCGCACCGCTCACGCTTCGCGTCCCCAGCATCATTCGCGCTGAGCTCCGCGCTGGCCAACACCGATAA
- a CDS encoding winged helix-turn-helix transcriptional regulator — protein sequence MHPGSRFDREDTPKPGPALDFDPLDFYPLDLATRILADRWSLLIVRELMIASCGFNALARALPALSRTLLSSRLKYLASIRVLERSPAEHARGQRDYRLTPAGLALRPLLDAYGIWARDWGPMISGEEPHAIARILQHMSDNLNFEQLPANDLTIGFEFLDSDAPLGWIRARAGNPVAAIGPHEVDLDLRVTVAPRILHELWWGYRQCEDARLRGDIGFDGPTRYSLSFSSWFTAERGRHLRAV from the coding sequence ATGCATCCAGGTAGTCGTTTCGACCGCGAAGATACGCCGAAACCCGGTCCCGCACTCGATTTCGATCCGCTCGATTTCTATCCGCTGGATCTCGCCACGCGCATCCTCGCTGACCGCTGGTCGCTGCTTATCGTGCGGGAACTCATGATCGCATCCTGCGGGTTCAATGCCCTCGCGAGGGCACTGCCCGCGCTCTCGCGCACCCTGTTGTCCTCCCGGTTGAAGTATCTTGCCAGCATCCGAGTCCTTGAACGGTCGCCCGCTGAGCATGCGCGCGGTCAACGAGACTATCGGTTGACGCCCGCGGGCCTCGCGCTGCGGCCGCTGCTCGATGCTTATGGAATCTGGGCCCGGGACTGGGGCCCGATGATTTCGGGCGAGGAACCTCACGCAATTGCGCGCATCCTGCAGCACATGTCGGACAACCTCAATTTCGAGCAGTTGCCGGCGAATGATTTGACGATCGGGTTCGAGTTTCTTGACTCGGATGCGCCCCTCGGCTGGATCCGCGCGCGGGCAGGCAATCCGGTCGCCGCGATCGGCCCGCATGAGGTCGACCTGGACCTGCGAGTCACTGTCGCCCCACGCATCCTGCACGAGCTGTGGTGGGGCTATCGCCAATGTGAGGATGCGCGCCTCAGAGGCGATATCGGCTTCGATGGTCCCACGCGGTACTCGCTATCGTTCAGCAGCTGGTTTACTGCGGAACGGGGTCGTCACCTTCGCGCGGTCTGA
- the alr gene encoding alanine racemase has product MSDNQTLTDAATRFRHAIIDTAAITENVAHLKSLASVGEFIAVVKADGYGHGAARAARAAIAGGATRIGVADLDEALDLVRAGLREVPVLAWLHPPGEDFRTAVDEGIELGIGTEAQLEAVAAASATVGPANVHLKLETGLGRGGAAPSTWTELFARARQFEAAGLLEVVGIFSHLSGTSAEDDLAQLKEFTRAVRLAQDAGLQPQLTHLAATAATISLPQARLNAVRVGLGIYGLSPFADRSASDLGLRAAMTLRAPVAAVRRVPSGQGVSYDYKYRASRETTLALVPLGYADGIPRQASGLGEVSIAGKRYPIAGRVAMDQFVIDVGDAPVAVGDLVTVFGDERESIPTAADWADAAGTINYEIVTRIGHRVTRVER; this is encoded by the coding sequence ATGAGCGATAACCAAACCCTCACTGACGCAGCCACGCGCTTTCGTCACGCGATCATTGATACTGCAGCGATCACTGAGAACGTCGCGCACCTCAAGTCCCTTGCAAGCGTCGGTGAGTTCATTGCAGTAGTCAAGGCTGACGGGTATGGCCACGGCGCCGCACGGGCCGCCCGCGCGGCGATTGCCGGTGGCGCGACGCGAATCGGTGTGGCGGATCTTGATGAGGCGCTCGACCTCGTTCGGGCCGGGCTTCGTGAAGTGCCCGTGTTGGCCTGGCTGCATCCGCCGGGCGAAGACTTTCGCACCGCCGTCGATGAAGGGATCGAACTCGGGATTGGCACGGAAGCACAACTCGAGGCGGTAGCTGCGGCGAGCGCCACGGTTGGACCCGCAAACGTGCACCTCAAACTCGAAACGGGTCTCGGCCGCGGTGGCGCGGCACCCTCGACCTGGACCGAACTATTCGCGCGGGCGCGTCAATTCGAGGCTGCCGGGTTGCTCGAAGTCGTTGGCATCTTTAGCCACCTGTCGGGCACCTCGGCCGAGGATGATCTCGCACAGCTTAAAGAGTTCACCCGGGCCGTGAGGCTCGCACAGGATGCGGGCCTACAGCCTCAACTCACGCATCTCGCGGCCACTGCGGCGACGATTTCGCTTCCGCAGGCCAGGCTCAACGCCGTGCGAGTCGGGCTCGGCATCTATGGCCTATCGCCCTTTGCTGACCGGTCTGCATCGGACCTCGGCCTGCGGGCAGCCATGACCTTGCGTGCACCAGTTGCCGCAGTGCGTCGTGTTCCCTCCGGGCAGGGCGTGTCCTATGACTACAAATATCGCGCGAGCCGGGAAACCACACTTGCACTCGTTCCGCTGGGCTATGCCGATGGCATTCCTCGGCAAGCGAGCGGGCTCGGTGAGGTCTCGATCGCTGGGAAACGTTATCCGATTGCCGGGCGGGTGGCGATGGACCAATTCGTGATCGACGTGGGGGATGCACCCGTCGCGGTGGGAGATCTCGTGACCGTATTCGGCGACGAACGCGAAAGCATCCCGACGGCGGCAGATTGGGCGGACGCGGCGGGCACGATCAACTACGAGATCGTTACTCGCATCGGTCATCGCGTCACCAGAGTCGAACGATAA